In Alkaliphilus flagellatus, one DNA window encodes the following:
- a CDS encoding YjiH family protein, with amino-acid sequence MDNSKHGNYSTASILRFIIPSLIGSVLFMIPISYNGEITIPIALFSGFILNTLSDALPTITTVLISITVIGSVITKLFQPSFIKKSSFLNTLFNVTPLWFVSRILGMVFAISALFQIGPDWMWSDATAGLLLYDLLPILFSVFLFAGLLLPLLLDFGLLEFFGSLLTKIMRPIFKLPGRSSIDCITSWLGDGSIGVLLTSKQYEDGHYTEREAAVIATTFSAVSITFSLIIIAQVNLAHLFVPFYLTVSFAGVVAAIIIPRIPPLSRKSDTYLVDNNQGSSEQVPKGYTSLTWGFKQAIEQADKNSSIREFFKSGIKNVLDMWLGVTPIVMAFGTLALIIAEFTPVFQWLGVPFIPLLKLLRVPEADLAAQTLVVGFADMFLPSVIASKITSELTRFVVACVSVTQLIYMSEVGGLILGSKIPVSIKDLAIIFIQRTLVTLPIVVLIAHIIF; translated from the coding sequence ATGGACAACAGTAAACATGGAAATTATTCTACAGCAAGTATATTACGTTTTATTATTCCCTCTTTAATAGGTTCCGTTCTATTTATGATTCCTATTTCTTACAATGGGGAAATTACAATTCCTATTGCTTTATTTTCTGGATTTATTCTTAATACTTTATCTGATGCTTTACCAACAATTACTACTGTTTTAATATCTATAACTGTAATTGGTAGTGTTATTACTAAATTATTTCAACCATCCTTTATTAAGAAAAGTTCTTTTTTAAATACTTTGTTTAATGTAACACCATTGTGGTTTGTATCAAGAATTTTAGGTATGGTGTTTGCAATTTCAGCACTGTTTCAGATAGGGCCAGACTGGATGTGGTCTGATGCTACTGCTGGACTACTTTTATATGATCTACTTCCGATATTATTTTCTGTATTTCTTTTTGCAGGACTACTTTTACCATTACTTTTAGATTTCGGCTTATTAGAGTTTTTTGGATCCTTATTAACTAAAATAATGCGTCCAATTTTCAAATTGCCTGGACGTTCATCTATAGACTGTATTACTTCTTGGCTTGGAGATGGAAGTATTGGTGTACTTTTAACCAGTAAACAATATGAGGACGGACATTATACAGAAAGAGAAGCTGCCGTAATCGCAACTACATTTTCAGCAGTATCAATAACATTCAGTCTTATTATTATAGCACAAGTAAATCTAGCTCATCTTTTTGTTCCTTTTTATTTAACAGTGTCCTTTGCTGGAGTTGTAGCTGCAATTATCATTCCCCGTATACCACCGCTTTCACGAAAGTCAGATACCTATTTAGTTGATAATAATCAAGGTAGTTCTGAACAGGTTCCTAAGGGGTACACCTCGTTAACATGGGGATTTAAACAAGCTATAGAACAAGCAGATAAAAATAGTAGTATAAGAGAATTTTTCAAAAGTGGTATTAAAAATGTATTAGATATGTGGCTAGGAGTAACGCCTATAGTTATGGCCTTTGGAACTTTAGCACTTATAATTGCTGAGTTTACACCAGTTTTCCAATGGTTAGGAGTTCCATTTATTCCACTACTAAAACTATTAAGAGTGCCTGAAGCAGATTTAGCTGCCCAAACCTTAGTAGTTGGATTTGCAGATATGTTCCTACCATCTGTTATTGCAAGTAAAATTACAAGTGAACTTACACGTTTTGTTGTAGCATGTGTATCTGTAACTCAGCTAATCTATATGTCTGAGGTAGGGGGATTAATACTAGGTTCTAAAATTCCAGTTTCTATTAAGGACTTAGCTATTATATTTATTCAGCGTACATTAGTTACCCTACCTATAGTTGTATTAATAGCACATATTATATTTTAA